The Monodelphis domestica isolate mMonDom1 chromosome 7, mMonDom1.pri, whole genome shotgun sequence genome window below encodes:
- the LOC100027359 gene encoding GTP-binding protein Di-Ras2-like, with protein sequence MALDPAKPKSCVRLVFFGAAGVGKTALIQRFLADTFEAQHKRTVEELYCLEYELDTQQVRLEIMDTSGSYSFPAMRKLGIRRGDAFALVYSLQEPESFQEVRRLRAEILETKGEAPSPPPIVVVGNKSDLAPSGSFPNAVIAAVELEWGGIYLEASAKRGENVLSLFQELLQLVHLPSRLSPALRRRRQTFPGGPPDEAVGTVSTRRAGTRKRHSCAVS encoded by the coding sequence ATGGCTCTGGACCCAGCTAAGCCCAAGTCCTGCGTGCGACTGGTTTTCTTTGGCGCGGCTGGCGTGGGCAAGACTGCGCTGATCCAGCGCTTCCTGGCAGACACTTTTGAAGCTCAGCACAAGCGCACCGTGGAGGAACTTTATTGCTTGGAGTATGAGCTGGACACACAACAGGTGCGCCTGGAGATCATGGACACGAGCGGCAGCTATTCGTTCCCGGCCATGAGGAAGCTGGGCATCCGCCGCGGGGACGCTTTTGCCCTTGTCTACTCGCTGCAGGAGCCCGAGTCCTTCCAGGAGGTGCGGCGGCTGCGCGCGGAGATCCTTGAGACCAAAGGGGAGGCTCCCAGCCCGCCACCTATCGTGGTAGTGGGCAACAAAAGCGACCTGGCGCCCAGTGGGAGCTTCCCTAACGCTGTGATTGCCGCCGTGGAGCTCGAGTGGGGTGGCATCTACCTCGAGGCGTCTGCCAAGCGTGGAGAGAATGTGCTGAGTCTCTTCCAGGAGCTCCTACAGCTCGTACACCTGCCTAGCCGCCTCAGCCCAGCACTGCGCCGTCGCCGCCAGACCTTCCCTGGAGGACCACCTGATGAAGCGGTGGGGACTGTCTCCACCCGCCGAGCCGGGACGCGCAAGCGCCACAGTTGCGCAGTGTCTTAG